DNA from Maledivibacter sp.:
TTTATCAATGTTATATAATGATTATAAGAAAAAGTAATGAAAAATCTTAAAGCATTCTAAAAATTAATATATTTTACTGGATGAAGGGTTCGGAAGAGAGTCATTTTAATGGCCGCCGAAGGTATAAATTGTAATGATGCCCATTACAGCTAAATTCTCAGGCAAAAGGACCGTACCTAGACAGTACTCTGGAAAGCTATTTTTAGCACCGAAGGAGCAATTTCATCTCTGAAAGAATCTCTCAGGTATAAGACAGAGGAGCAGTTGGCATATGTTTATTTGCCATTGCTCCTTTTTTGTGTGTATAGTATTGAAGATTATAGTCTATAGCTTATGATATTAGAATCACCATAACTTATTAAAAATTTTTATAATTTTCTTGTGGATGTTAAAAATAATATTAACCGCAGTAAATTTGTTATTTTTTTATCGATGCGATAGTTAGAATTGATTTATATTAAATATATACATTAGTGGGTATAAAATGAAAAAATATAATTAAATGAGTAAATTGCATAATTATCTTCTGTAGAAATTATCTATTATGTATGTTTTTAGAATCTGAAGAGGCATATCCATGGATTATGTAATTCTTCAAAGTGATTATTATGTAATTTTCTCAAATAAGAGTGTAAATTACTTTTGGGGTGAGAAATTTGAAAAAAACAATAATAACCAATAATGTTTTAGTCAATGATAAATATAATGGCAAAATGGATATAGTATATCTAGATGATTTTAGCTATCTAGATGTACTAACATTTGTTAGGGATAAGGTACATAAAGGACACCAGCTTTTGACCCATCCTTTATCCGGTAGTGTAAAGCCCAATGAAACACCCTATAAGTCCGTTGTAATAAGCATAGATGAAGGAAGCTTGGACATTGAATCCTTAGAAATAATAGAGGAAAGTATTAATGTAGCTAAAAAATTTATTGATGGTAAAAAAACTCCAAAATGGACTGAAGAAATTTTAGACGATTTTAAACTTATTGATTTCAACTTAATA
Protein-coding regions in this window:
- a CDS encoding GrdX family protein gives rise to the protein MKKTIITNNVLVNDKYNGKMDIVYLDDFSYLDVLTFVRDKVHKGHQLLTHPLSGSVKPNETPYKSVVISIDEGSLDIESLEIIEESINVAKKFIDGKKTPKWTEEILDDFKLIDFNLIDGAIQSMNQFY